A single genomic interval of Fusobacterium sp. IOR10 harbors:
- a CDS encoding type II secretion system protein: protein MKNKGFTLVETLVVIAIIGIMSSFIIPKVSIYLAKSKDVKVMSNLSVLRMASQMYYLDEGTPIGVYGDEIKKYVTWEDFEKLEKYFNGKIDSLEKDEESEIKQEIGGSRKEKNGEIKLGGQVKYTFKNDSLTPDGINIWIEKGDAMGDYSINNYKWGEL from the coding sequence ATGAAAAACAAAGGATTTACATTAGTAGAAACATTAGTTGTAATTGCAATAATAGGGATAATGTCAAGTTTTATTATCCCGAAAGTATCAATCTATTTAGCTAAATCAAAAGATGTTAAAGTTATGTCAAATTTATCAGTATTAAGGATGGCTTCTCAAATGTATTATTTGGATGAAGGAACCCCAATTGGAGTTTATGGAGATGAAATAAAAAAATATGTAACATGGGAAGATTTTGAAAAATTAGAAAAATATTTTAATGGGAAAATAGATTCTTTAGAAAAGGATGAAGAAAGTGAAATAAAGCAAGAAATAGGTGGAAGTAGAAAAGAAAAAAATGGAGAAATAAAATTAGGAGGACAAGTAAAGTATACATTTAAAAATGACTCTCTAACTCCAGATGGGATTAATATTTGGATAGAAAAAGGTGATGCCATGGGAGATTATAGTATTAATAATTATAAATGGG
- a CDS encoding type II secretion system F family protein, which produces MNRYISLILNKQGKKRIVFNNELSKNDLKKELKSRDQFLIKSILLKKNIINEKEILFFFTKLRIFVESGYQFYDAIDSFSKDKRIKSYIKRMKSSLKNGEKIEFIFKNSGLNLKKIDLIILKSGEESGNLMESLLIIENRLKNRINFKNKLKKIMIYPKILMGFIFVIFIFFGKLILPNFVDMLKEMKIEVSKTTMLIIWFSDNFYILGLLFLVTKKIFKNLKKNSFFRNLGFKIKFLNDLIITFYKDNFLEALLILLNSNIDLVYSIKILKNEEPNKNFKEKLKNLLFDFESGKSIEESFDNTNLFNKSELGFIKLGEQSGDFIKVLEIIHKNNKKNIENKIEIIIKLLEPFTIIIIGLVILFIFKGIYFPLLKVIDNI; this is translated from the coding sequence ATGAATAGATATATATCATTAATATTAAATAAGCAAGGAAAGAAAAGGATAGTTTTCAATAACGAACTATCTAAAAATGACTTAAAAAAAGAGTTGAAAAGTAGAGATCAGTTTTTAATAAAAAGTATTCTTTTAAAAAAAAATATTATTAATGAAAAGGAAATATTATTTTTTTTTACAAAGTTAAGAATATTTGTAGAAAGTGGCTATCAATTCTATGATGCTATTGACTCGTTTTCAAAAGATAAACGAATAAAAAGTTATATTAAAAGAATGAAAAGTTCGTTGAAAAATGGAGAAAAAATAGAATTTATTTTTAAAAATAGTGGCTTAAATTTGAAGAAAATAGATTTAATTATATTAAAATCAGGAGAAGAATCTGGAAATTTAATGGAGTCATTACTCATAATAGAAAATAGATTAAAAAACAGAATTAATTTTAAGAATAAATTAAAAAAAATAATGATTTATCCCAAAATATTAATGGGATTTATATTTGTAATTTTTATTTTTTTTGGGAAATTAATTTTACCTAATTTTGTAGATATGCTAAAAGAAATGAAAATAGAGGTTTCTAAAACAACAATGTTAATAATTTGGTTTTCTGATAATTTTTATATTCTAGGATTATTATTTTTAGTAACAAAAAAAATATTTAAAAATTTGAAAAAGAATAGTTTTTTTAGAAATTTAGGATTCAAAATTAAATTTCTAAATGATTTAATAATAACTTTTTATAAAGATAATTTTTTAGAGGCGTTATTGATACTGTTAAATTCTAATATAGATTTAGTATACTCAATTAAAATATTAAAAAATGAAGAACCTAATAAAAATTTTAAAGAAAAATTAAAAAACTTATTATTTGATTTTGAATCAGGGAAAAGTATAGAAGAGTCTTTTGATAATACTAACTTATTTAACAAAAGCGAATTGGGATTTATTAAATTAGGAGAACAGTCTGGAGATTTTATAAAGGTTTTAGAAATAATCCATAAAAATAATAAAAAAAATATAGAAAACAAAATAGAAATAATTATAAAATTACTAGAACCTTTTACAATCATCATAATAGGACTAGTAATTTTATTTATTTTTAAAGGAATATATTTTCCTTTATTAAAAGTAATAGATAACATATGA